In Chloroflexota bacterium, a genomic segment contains:
- a CDS encoding glucose-1-phosphate adenylyltransferase, with the protein MTSRKQILGVIMGGGRGSRLHPLTQERAKPAVPIAGKYRLIDIPLSNCINSGINRVALLTQFNSVSLHRHITSTYTFDPFHHGWVQIWAAEQTVASQKWYQGTADAVRQQLLEIRSTGADYVLILAGDHLYRMDYAEMARFHWEQEADITVAVQPVSPEQASRFGLLKRTADYSISDFVEKPKDPAVQKNFASRDDPERPYLGSMGIYLFNTDILVEMLESSNDDDFGGEVIPKAIHTHKVFGYDFDDYWEDIGTIRSFYDVNLSLAQPNPPFDFNDRDSLIYTRPRFLPNSVMHGACLNNVMIADGCTIGSADITNAVIGLRSRIADDVLIRDTYLIGADYFDETRRVRKGVPMGIGRGSRIAGALIDKNACIGENVIIEAFPLGTDMDGENYYVRDGIVVIPKNTVLQPGTVISPKNL; encoded by the coding sequence ATTCCCCTCAGTAATTGCATTAATTCCGGCATCAACCGCGTGGCGTTGCTCACGCAATTCAACTCCGTTTCACTGCACCGCCATATCACATCGACATATACTTTTGATCCCTTCCACCACGGCTGGGTTCAAATTTGGGCCGCCGAACAAACCGTGGCCTCACAAAAATGGTATCAGGGCACAGCCGATGCTGTGCGCCAGCAACTGCTCGAAATTCGCTCCACCGGGGCCGATTATGTGCTTATTCTGGCCGGGGATCATCTCTACCGCATGGATTACGCCGAAATGGCGCGCTTCCATTGGGAGCAAGAAGCCGATATCACCGTGGCTGTGCAACCGGTTTCACCGGAACAAGCCTCGCGCTTTGGGCTGCTAAAACGCACTGCCGATTATTCGATTTCCGATTTTGTGGAAAAGCCCAAAGACCCTGCCGTGCAGAAAAATTTCGCCAGCCGGGACGACCCCGAAAGGCCCTATCTTGGCTCGATGGGAATTTACCTGTTCAACACAGATATTCTGGTCGAAATGCTGGAAAGCAGCAACGATGACGACTTTGGTGGGGAGGTGATCCCCAAGGCGATTCACACCCATAAGGTTTTCGGCTACGATTTCGATGACTATTGGGAAGATATCGGAACGATCCGTTCGTTCTATGATGTCAATCTCTCGCTGGCGCAGCCCAACCCACCCTTCGATTTCAACGACCGCGACAGCCTCATCTACACCCGCCCGCGCTTCTTGCCGAACTCGGTGATGCATGGTGCCTGCCTCAACAACGTCATGATTGCCGATGGCTGCACAATTGGCAGCGCCGACATCACCAATGCCGTGATTGGCCTGCGCAGCCGCATCGCAGACGATGTACTTATCCGCGATACTTATTTAATTGGCGCTGACTATTTTGATGAAACACGCCGCGTGCGCAAGGGTGTTCCCATGGGCATTGGCCGCGGCAGCCGCATTGCGGGCGCGCTAATCGACAAAAACGCCTGCATCGGTGAAAATGTCATTATCGAAGCCTTCCCGCTCGGCACTGATATGGATGGCGAAAATTATTATGTCCGCGATGGCATTGTCGTCATCCCCAAAAATACTGTTTTGCAACCGGGAACGGTGATTAGCCCCAAAAATCTATGA
- the add gene encoding adenosine deaminase produces the protein MNWFESIPKVELHLHIEGAIPLPALWTLVEKYGGDESVPTIDALYKKFTFRDFPHFIETWIWKNNFLLEYEDFTFIAEAVARDLAQQNIRYVEAYCSPPDFKRYGLQTQALITALREGLDCVPEIEVALIPDMSRGYPPEDGMTTLYEVNEVKELGVLGIGLGGPEQDFPPELFSDVFATARQLGLHTCAHAGEAAGAESIWGALHSLQAERIGHGTRAFEDPELLDYLVENQIPVEMNPISNVCTGVVESYEAHPIGDYYKRGMMISVNTDDPKMFGNSLAEEYNLLVKKHGFSQDDVRTVILNGIHSSWLPKERKNTLIEAFTSDPAW, from the coding sequence ATGAACTGGTTTGAATCTATCCCCAAAGTAGAGTTGCACCTGCATATTGAGGGCGCAATTCCACTGCCTGCGTTATGGACTCTGGTCGAAAAGTATGGCGGCGATGAATCCGTACCGACAATAGATGCGCTTTACAAAAAATTCACCTTTCGGGATTTTCCTCATTTCATCGAAACCTGGATATGGAAAAATAATTTTCTGCTCGAATACGAAGATTTTACCTTCATCGCCGAAGCTGTGGCGCGTGATCTGGCGCAACAGAATATTCGGTACGTAGAGGCGTATTGCTCTCCACCCGATTTCAAACGTTACGGGCTGCAAACACAAGCATTAATTACCGCCCTGCGAGAAGGGTTGGACTGCGTACCCGAAATTGAAGTTGCCCTGATTCCCGATATGTCACGCGGATATCCGCCCGAGGATGGCATGACCACCCTCTATGAAGTTAATGAAGTCAAAGAATTGGGTGTACTGGGGATTGGATTAGGTGGCCCCGAACAAGACTTTCCCCCAGAATTATTTAGCGATGTTTTCGCAACAGCACGTCAATTGGGTTTGCATACCTGTGCCCACGCCGGGGAAGCCGCTGGCGCAGAGAGCATCTGGGGGGCGTTGCACAGCTTGCAAGCCGAGCGCATTGGGCATGGCACACGCGCTTTTGAAGACCCCGAATTGCTCGATTATCTGGTTGAAAATCAAATTCCCGTTGAGATGAATCCGATCTCGAATGTATGCACCGGCGTTGTGGAATCTTACGAAGCGCACCCCATTGGTGATTATTACAAACGCGGAATGATGATTTCGGTCAATACCGATGACCCTAAAATGTTCGGCAACTCGCTGGCCGAGGAATACAACCTGCTCGTTAAAAAACATGGCTTCTCACAAGATGATGTGCGCACCGTGATTCTCAACGGCATCCACTCATCCTGGCTGCCCAAAGAACGTAAAAATACGCTGATCGAAGCCTTCACATCCGATCCTGCGTGGTAG
- a CDS encoding osmotically inducible protein OsmC, with translation MEMIIDFPEGARVDAHFGPYTIPTDQPPMGGGTGSAPTPFAVFLSSLGTCAGIYVLGFCRQRGLSTEGIRIVQRMYNDPSNYGMIGKIELEIQVPPDFPEKYHDALVRAADQCAVKKHFEMPPSFDIHTKQVEMA, from the coding sequence ATGGAAATGATTATCGACTTTCCCGAAGGCGCGCGTGTCGATGCGCATTTTGGCCCGTATACGATCCCAACCGATCAACCCCCGATGGGCGGCGGCACAGGCTCTGCACCAACCCCCTTTGCAGTATTTCTTTCTTCGTTAGGCACCTGCGCGGGTATTTATGTGTTAGGCTTCTGCCGCCAGCGCGGGCTCTCTACGGAGGGAATTCGCATCGTGCAGCGCATGTATAACGATCCGAGTAATTATGGCATGATCGGCAAGATTGAACTTGAAATTCAGGTTCCCCCGGATTTCCCCGAAAAATATCACGACGCGTTGGTGCGCGCTGCCGATCAATGCGCGGTGAAAAAGCACTTTGAAATGCCCCCTTCGTTTGATATTCACACCAAACAGGTTGAAATGGCATAG
- a CDS encoding aminotransferase class III-fold pyridoxal phosphate-dependent enzyme, with protein MKPYKHPRGNIFYRNMHKTHPQIVRGEGVYLFDAEGKRYIDGSGGAIVVNTGHGVQSIADAIAKQAGKVAYIHARSFTSEILENYAQALGEIIPLPDAKFYFLTSGSEAVEAAIKLARQIHLERGETTRHLTISRWMSYHGLSMGALAVTGKEKMRAAYQPMFQDMPHIPPPYCYRCPFGLTHPGCNLACANSLEDEIQKQGAENVSAFLAEPVSGATLGAVVPPEGYWTRIREICNQYGVLLIADEIMTGMGRTGKWFAVEHWSLTADILTIGKGAASGYFPLSIVAVKGEHVDIIARGSGDFNHGGTYSHHAVGAAAGLATLEYLRANQLVERSATLGKFIQTKLNEQLGNLAYVGDIRGMGMMWGIEFAQDKDTKQPFEPAFHFSQRVADEAFERGLSLYPGSGCIDGLTGDHLMFAPPFTITESQIETSLETMQDSIAAVHNQMPASG; from the coding sequence ATGAAACCCTACAAACACCCCCGCGGGAATATTTTTTATCGTAATATGCATAAAACGCATCCGCAGATTGTGCGCGGCGAAGGCGTGTATTTGTTTGATGCTGAGGGCAAGCGTTATATCGATGGCTCCGGTGGGGCAATCGTGGTCAACACCGGGCATGGCGTGCAGAGCATTGCCGATGCTATTGCAAAACAGGCCGGGAAAGTGGCCTATATTCATGCCCGCTCTTTTACCAGTGAAATCCTCGAAAACTACGCGCAAGCCCTGGGAGAGATTATTCCACTGCCTGATGCCAAATTCTACTTCCTGACCAGCGGCTCCGAGGCGGTTGAGGCCGCCATCAAACTGGCGCGGCAAATCCATTTGGAGCGCGGCGAAACCACGCGCCATCTCACCATCTCGCGCTGGATGTCGTATCACGGCCTTTCGATGGGGGCTTTAGCCGTCACTGGCAAGGAGAAAATGCGCGCTGCCTACCAACCCATGTTCCAGGATATGCCGCATATCCCGCCGCCGTATTGTTATCGCTGCCCCTTCGGTTTGACGCACCCGGGCTGCAATCTGGCGTGCGCCAACTCCCTCGAGGACGAGATCCAAAAACAGGGTGCAGAAAACGTCAGCGCGTTTCTGGCTGAACCGGTTAGCGGGGCTACATTGGGTGCGGTCGTGCCGCCGGAGGGCTACTGGACGCGTATTCGCGAGATTTGCAACCAGTATGGCGTTCTACTCATCGCCGATGAAATTATGACCGGCATGGGCCGCACGGGAAAATGGTTTGCTGTCGAACACTGGAGCCTGACCGCCGACATTCTCACCATCGGCAAGGGCGCGGCCAGCGGATATTTCCCCCTCAGCATTGTGGCCGTCAAAGGCGAGCATGTGGATATAATCGCACGTGGTAGCGGCGACTTTAATCACGGCGGCACGTACTCACATCATGCCGTGGGCGCGGCCGCGGGCCTGGCAACCCTCGAGTATTTACGCGCCAACCAACTGGTAGAGCGATCCGCCACTCTGGGGAAATTTATCCAAACAAAGCTAAACGAACAATTGGGGAATCTGGCTTACGTGGGCGATATTCGCGGCATGGGCATGATGTGGGGAATCGAGTTCGCACAAGACAAAGACACCAAACAACCCTTTGAGCCAGCATTCCATTTCTCGCAGCGAGTCGCCGACGAAGCCTTTGAACGCGGCCTTAGCCTCTATCCCGGCAGTGGTTGTATCGATGGCCTCACTGGCGATCATTTGATGTTTGCCCCGCCATTTACGATTACAGAAAGCCAGATCGAGACAAGCCTCGAGACTATGCAAGATTCCATTGCCGCCGTTCATAATCAGATGCCTGCATCGGGTTAG
- a CDS encoding acetyl-CoA C-acyltransferase, whose translation MTTVAIISAARTPIGNFGGALKDISAVELGEIAARAAILRAGLTPDRIDETIFGSARHAGNGPNMARQIAYRSQIPVEKLAFTVNMACGSGLKAILLGAQSIMLGENQIVLAGGIEQMSQIPYLLMKARWGYRLGNDTLVDSNVQDGYFCPMSDMLMGETVDRLAEELGISRAEQDAFTVESHRRASAAWENGDFTAEVVPVEVPGRKGTIWFERDERPRADSTVEKLATMTTVFRPAEEGGTITAANASGITDAGAAVILMTADLAKSEGIQPMAVIRGFASAGVEPTRMGLSPIPATHKVMAQTGTTLNDFGLIELNEAFAAQVLMVERELNWDPALRNINGGAVALGHPTGCTGARMMVTLLHAMQKRAAELGLATLCISGGLGLSIVVER comes from the coding sequence ATGACAACAGTCGCCATTATCTCCGCCGCCCGCACGCCGATAGGCAATTTCGGCGGCGCGCTGAAAGATATTTCCGCCGTAGAACTCGGCGAAATCGCCGCCCGCGCCGCCATCCTTCGGGCTGGTCTGACTCCCGACCGTATCGACGAGACCATCTTCGGTAGCGCGCGCCACGCCGGGAACGGCCCCAACATGGCGCGCCAGATTGCCTATCGCAGCCAGATTCCGGTTGAAAAACTGGCCTTCACCGTTAATATGGCCTGCGGTTCCGGTTTGAAGGCCATTCTGCTGGGGGCGCAATCGATCATGCTGGGTGAAAATCAAATTGTGCTGGCGGGCGGCATCGAGCAGATGTCACAAATCCCTTACCTGTTGATGAAAGCGCGCTGGGGCTACCGCCTGGGCAACGATACCCTGGTCGATTCCAATGTCCAGGACGGCTATTTCTGCCCCATGTCCGATATGCTCATGGGTGAAACTGTAGATCGGCTGGCCGAAGAACTCGGTATCTCGCGCGCCGAACAGGATGCCTTCACCGTGGAAAGTCACCGCCGCGCCTCCGCTGCCTGGGAAAACGGCGATTTCACTGCCGAAGTCGTCCCCGTGGAAGTGCCGGGGCGCAAGGGCACAATATGGTTTGAGCGCGACGAGCGCCCGCGCGCTGATTCGACGGTGGAGAAACTGGCAACAATGACGACTGTTTTCCGCCCTGCCGAAGAAGGCGGCACGATCACCGCCGCCAACGCCAGCGGCATCACTGACGCGGGCGCGGCGGTCATTTTGATGACCGCCGACCTCGCCAAGTCCGAAGGCATCCAGCCGATGGCCGTCATCCGCGGCTTTGCCAGCGCGGGCGTGGAGCCGACGCGTATGGGCCTCAGCCCCATCCCTGCCACACACAAAGTTATGGCGCAAACCGGCACAACCCTGAACGACTTTGGTCTGATTGAACTCAACGAAGCCTTTGCCGCGCAAGTGCTGATGGTGGAACGCGAACTCAACTGGGACCCTGCGCTTCGTAATATCAACGGCGGTGCGGTCGCGCTGGGACATCCAACCGGCTGCACCGGGGCGCGCATGATGGTTACGCTGCTGCACGCCATGCAGAAACGCGCTGCCGAGTTAGGGCTGGCAACGCTGTGCATCAGCGGCGGTCTGGGGTTGAGCATCGTTGTTGAAAGATAA
- a CDS encoding CoA-transferase subunit beta, which yields MNYTPSEMMITTAARALTGERVVFVGVGMPNIACNLAKRTMAPNLELVYESGVFGANPARLPLSIGDPTLVSGATSVVGMSDLFMNYLQGGRIESAFLGAAQIDRYGNLNSTVIGAYTAPKVRLPGSGGACEIAIHAQKVYIIMPLSKRAFVEKLDFMTSPGHLSGSEDARAKAGMPGLGPQLVITNKAVFDFRAGEMTLAQIYPGFTLEEIQAEVGWPLKIADDVSETPPPTDEELRIIREELDPDGMYTS from the coding sequence ATGAACTACACCCCCTCCGAAATGATGATTACCACCGCCGCCCGCGCCCTGACCGGTGAGCGCGTGGTGTTTGTAGGCGTTGGTATGCCCAATATCGCCTGCAATTTGGCAAAGCGCACTATGGCCCCAAATCTCGAACTGGTTTACGAATCGGGTGTTTTCGGGGCAAATCCGGCGCGCTTGCCCCTCTCGATTGGCGATCCAACCCTCGTCAGCGGGGCCACCTCCGTGGTCGGCATGAGCGACCTGTTCATGAACTACCTGCAAGGCGGCAGGATCGAATCCGCATTTTTGGGCGCGGCCCAAATTGATCGCTATGGCAACCTGAACTCAACCGTCATCGGCGCGTATACCGCCCCCAAAGTGCGCCTGCCCGGCAGCGGCGGGGCTTGCGAAATCGCCATCCACGCCCAGAAAGTGTATATCATTATGCCGTTGAGTAAACGCGCATTTGTTGAAAAGTTGGATTTTATGACTTCACCCGGACATCTCTCTGGCTCAGAGGATGCGCGCGCCAAAGCAGGGATGCCCGGACTCGGCCCGCAGTTGGTTATCACCAACAAAGCCGTATTCGACTTTCGAGCAGGCGAAATGACCCTGGCGCAAATCTATCCGGGATTCACCCTCGAAGAGATTCAAGCCGAAGTGGGCTGGCCACTCAAAATCGCCGACGATGTTAGCGAAACCCCACCTCCCACGGACGAAGAATTACGCATCATCCGCGAAGAACTTGACCCCGATGGAATGTATACTTCTTAA
- a CDS encoding CoA transferase subunit A: MKLTTLHNAIAAHVHDDDAVAIEGFTAFIGFAAAHEIIRQKRKNLTLCRMTPDLIYDQMIAAGCARKLVFSYLGNPGVGSLHCIRRAIEKGIPHKLEIEEYSHFGMVGRYMAGASRLPFFPLKSYFGADLAAANPEIRFVENPYGTDQIAVVPALNPDVAIIHAQRCDEQGNTQIWGLIGMQKEAAFAAKRVIIVAEEIVPADVIRSDPNRTLIPHIIVDAVVHQPYGAHPSYVQGYYDRDNQRYLAWEQISRDQAATEAWLDEWVYGVDSHEAYLAKLQAEEPAIWQRLAPGSASSQPVNYGIYG, from the coding sequence ATGAAACTCACCACTCTTCACAACGCGATTGCCGCGCATGTCCACGACGACGACGCTGTAGCCATTGAGGGCTTCACGGCCTTCATTGGCTTTGCCGCCGCGCATGAAATCATCCGCCAGAAGCGCAAAAACCTGACTCTCTGCCGCATGACGCCCGATCTGATCTATGACCAGATGATCGCCGCCGGATGCGCCCGCAAACTGGTCTTCAGCTACCTGGGCAATCCCGGCGTCGGCTCGCTGCACTGCATCCGCCGGGCGATTGAGAAGGGCATCCCCCACAAACTTGAAATCGAAGAATACTCACATTTTGGCATGGTGGGACGCTACATGGCAGGCGCGTCCAGGCTGCCCTTCTTCCCCCTCAAGAGTTATTTCGGCGCCGATTTAGCGGCAGCCAACCCCGAGATCCGCTTTGTGGAAAACCCCTATGGCACAGATCAAATCGCCGTGGTTCCCGCCCTCAACCCCGATGTCGCCATCATCCACGCCCAGCGCTGTGACGAGCAGGGCAACACCCAAATCTGGGGCCTGATCGGGATGCAGAAAGAAGCCGCCTTCGCCGCCAAACGCGTCATCATCGTTGCCGAAGAAATTGTCCCCGCAGACGTTATCCGCAGCGACCCCAACCGCACGCTGATCCCGCACATCATCGTGGACGCCGTCGTGCATCAGCCCTATGGCGCGCACCCCTCCTACGTGCAGGGCTATTACGACCGGGATAATCAACGCTATCTGGCATGGGAGCAAATCTCGCGCGATCAAGCTGCCACCGAAGCCTGGCTCGACGAGTGGGTCTACGGCGTGGACTCGCACGAAGCCTACCTCGCCAAACTTCAAGCCGAAGAACCCGCCATTTGGCAGCGGCTCGCACCGGGCAGCGCCTCCTCGCAGCCGGTTAATTACGGTATCTACGGATGA
- a CDS encoding aldehyde ferredoxin oxidoreductase family protein has translation MNGWHGQILRIDLTKQTIEREEVDPAVAKDFLGGRGWAIKYLYEGMEPKADPLSPENMLIFATGPLTGTPAPTGNRYMVVTKSPLTGAISNSNSGGDFPTWMKRTGYDMFIFTGKAAEPVYLWINEDQVEIRPAAHLWGQDTHQTTDALLAETDPKAKVACIGPAGENLALMAAIMNDKHRAAARSGVGAVMGSKNLKAVVVQGRKKPPMHNHDEMTKFSVEISKEVGADMKAGSSLREYGTAYVPQVTNELGILPTRNFQSGQFEGVDTIDGYTLTEKYLIRPKPCYRCPIACGRLTEVAEGSKYDGKGEGPEYESISSLGSGCGIDDLAAVTKANYICNELGMDTITAGMTVAAAMDLYESGYIPESDIGQPLRFGDGDALITMLKKMATREGFGDALAEGSFRLAEKYGHPELAVTARKMEFPGYDPRGAQGMGLLYATASVGASHMAGDLAYAEVFGVPEKIDPLATDGKPALIKRFGDAFVNIDATGLCVFLAMRYVFDPDINLWPTRLTRLMNLTTGADYTPESVLQAGERVFNLERMFLIRAGFTGKDDTLPPRMLNEPLPSGPAKGHVVRLDDMLPEFYRVQGWDENGIPTPEKLAELGLSEIVN, from the coding sequence ATGAACGGCTGGCACGGACAAATATTAAGAATTGATCTTACCAAGCAAACGATTGAACGCGAAGAAGTTGACCCCGCTGTAGCCAAAGACTTTCTCGGCGGGCGTGGCTGGGCCATCAAATATCTTTATGAGGGCATGGAACCCAAAGCCGATCCGCTTTCGCCGGAGAATATGCTCATTTTCGCCACCGGCCCCCTCACCGGCACGCCTGCCCCCACGGGAAACCGTTATATGGTGGTGACCAAATCCCCACTCACCGGCGCGATCTCAAACTCCAATTCGGGCGGCGATTTCCCCACCTGGATGAAACGCACCGGCTACGATATGTTTATCTTTACCGGGAAAGCCGCCGAGCCAGTTTATCTGTGGATTAACGAGGACCAGGTTGAAATCCGGCCCGCCGCGCACCTTTGGGGGCAAGATACGCATCAGACCACCGATGCGCTGCTGGCAGAGACCGATCCCAAAGCCAAAGTGGCCTGCATCGGCCCGGCGGGTGAAAATTTGGCCTTGATGGCCGCCATCATGAACGACAAACACCGCGCCGCGGCCCGCTCTGGGGTTGGCGCGGTGATGGGCAGCAAAAATCTAAAGGCTGTCGTTGTGCAGGGGCGCAAAAAACCACCCATGCACAATCACGACGAGATGACCAAATTCAGTGTTGAGATTTCCAAAGAAGTTGGCGCCGATATGAAAGCTGGTTCATCGCTGCGCGAGTATGGCACCGCCTACGTGCCCCAGGTGACCAATGAACTGGGTATTTTGCCGACGCGCAATTTCCAGAGCGGCCAATTTGAAGGCGTGGATACGATTGATGGGTACACGCTGACTGAAAAATATCTCATCCGTCCCAAGCCGTGCTATCGCTGCCCGATTGCCTGCGGTCGCCTGACCGAAGTGGCCGAAGGCTCAAAATATGACGGCAAAGGCGAAGGTCCGGAATACGAAAGCATTTCATCGCTGGGCAGTGGCTGCGGCATTGACGATCTGGCCGCCGTGACCAAAGCCAACTATATTTGCAACGAACTGGGTATGGATACAATCACCGCCGGGATGACGGTGGCCGCGGCGATGGATTTGTACGAGAGCGGCTATATCCCCGAAAGCGACATTGGCCAACCGCTGCGCTTTGGCGATGGCGACGCGCTGATTACCATGCTCAAAAAGATGGCAACCCGCGAAGGTTTTGGCGATGCGCTGGCCGAGGGCAGTTTCCGGCTGGCCGAAAAATACGGGCACCCCGAATTGGCAGTGACCGCTCGCAAAATGGAATTCCCCGGCTACGATCCGCGCGGCGCGCAGGGCATGGGTTTGTTGTATGCCACCGCCAGCGTGGGCGCTTCGCACATGGCCGGAGACCTGGCCTATGCCGAGGTCTTCGGCGTGCCGGAGAAAATTGATCCGCTGGCAACCGATGGCAAGCCCGCCCTGATTAAACGTTTCGGCGATGCCTTTGTGAATATTGATGCCACTGGCCTGTGCGTTTTCCTGGCGATGCGCTATGTTTTCGACCCCGATATCAACCTGTGGCCGACGCGCCTGACCCGTTTGATGAATCTGACCACCGGCGCGGATTACACCCCCGAAAGTGTGCTGCAAGCCGGGGAGCGCGTCTTCAACCTGGAGCGTATGTTCTTAATCCGGGCTGGTTTCACCGGAAAAGATGATACCCTGCCCCCGCGCATGCTAAATGAACCGCTCCCTTCTGGCCCAGCCAAAGGCCATGTTGTGCGGCTGGACGATATGCTGCCGGAGTTTTACCGCGTGCAAGGTTGGGACGAGAACGGCATCCCCACGCCAGAAAAACTAGCCGAACTTGGCTTGAGCGAAATCGTCAATTAG
- a CDS encoding MoaD/ThiS family protein, with translation MNNLAAKKQMQISVKLIANYRQKLPEGTKGNTCQMNVPIDTVVRQIVERFEIAYDASNVILLNGHVSDPEQKLKNGDVICVFSAVAGG, from the coding sequence ATGAATAATCTGGCAGCCAAGAAACAGATGCAAATATCCGTCAAACTCATCGCAAACTATCGGCAAAAATTACCGGAGGGCACAAAAGGCAACACCTGCCAGATGAATGTGCCTATCGATACGGTTGTGCGGCAGATCGTTGAGCGTTTTGAGATTGCCTACGACGCAAGCAACGTGATTCTGCTCAACGGGCATGTCTCGGACCCGGAGCAAAAACTCAAAAACGGCGACGTGATATGTGTCTTCTCGGCGGTGGCCGGAGGGTAG